One genomic region from Sphingobacteriales bacterium encodes:
- a CDS encoding SCO family protein codes for MKNNRRIGFITAIIVIALFPIVFFLFFNYLNHHRPTLETDKCLPIYGPKEAFKSKNYKGKDIIDTAYFRVPPFSFLDQNGDTITEAFMDGKVTVVDFFFTTCKSICIDMTGNLQLVQDKFITDKDVLILSHTVDPETDSVKQIFNYAVENEVNSRMWRLLTGDKKELYKQARNGYFVTALQGDGGPADFIHEQKFVLIDKERRIRGYYDGTDKAAVEQMIKDIQMLLVSYIVPMKKDDPKWKKTKSQ; via the coding sequence TTGAAAAACAACAGGAGGATTGGATTTATTACGGCTATAATTGTAATTGCGTTATTTCCAATCGTATTTTTTCTGTTTTTTAATTACCTGAATCATCACAGGCCTACGCTGGAAACAGATAAGTGTTTGCCTATTTATGGTCCGAAAGAGGCGTTTAAATCTAAAAATTATAAAGGAAAGGATATCATTGATACTGCCTACTTCAGGGTGCCTCCTTTCTCCTTCTTGGACCAAAACGGTGACACCATCACAGAAGCCTTTATGGATGGTAAAGTTACTGTGGTCGATTTCTTTTTTACTACCTGTAAGAGTATTTGTATTGATATGACAGGAAACCTGCAACTTGTTCAGGATAAATTTATAACGGATAAGGATGTACTGATACTTTCCCATACAGTTGACCCTGAAACAGACTCCGTTAAACAAATATTTAATTATGCTGTTGAAAATGAGGTCAATTCAAGGATGTGGCGTTTGCTTACCGGTGACAAAAAAGAACTTTACAAACAAGCGAGAAACGGATATTTTGTCACTGCCTTGCAGGGCGACGGCGGTCCGGCAGACTTTATACATGAACAAAAATTTGTGCTGATAGATAAAGAACGCAGGATTCGCGGTTATTACGACGGAACGGATAAAGCAGCCGTTGAACAGATGATTAAGGACATTCAGATGTTGCTGGTCAGTTATATCGTCCCGATGAAAAAGGATGACCCCAAGTGGAAGAAGACTAAAAGTCAATAG
- a CDS encoding cytochrome C oxidase subunit IV family protein has product MSSHLTEEQYQSGVKAVWRATAILSIVTVVEVAVALILGPHLPKIIMNTFYVLASLAKAFFIVGEFMHLKYEKRAFMLSLGVPLVFLVWAIIAFATEGHYWNVLNYPK; this is encoded by the coding sequence ATGTCTAGTCATTTAACAGAAGAACAGTATCAGTCGGGTGTAAAAGCCGTATGGAGAGCTACAGCAATATTAAGTATAGTAACTGTGGTGGAAGTGGCTGTCGCATTGATTTTAGGCCCACATTTACCTAAGATTATAATGAATACATTCTATGTATTGGCCAGTTTGGCAAAAGCTTTCTTCATTGTAGGTGAATTCATGCACCTGAAATATGAGAAACGCGCATTTATGCTGTCTTTGGGAGTTCCGTTGGTGTTCCTGGTTTGGGCAATTATTGCTTTTGCAACAGAAGGGCATTATTGGAATGTCTTGAATTATCCTAAATAA